The following are encoded together in the Strix aluco isolate bStrAlu1 chromosome 13, bStrAlu1.hap1, whole genome shotgun sequence genome:
- the CLK4 gene encoding dual specificity protein kinase CLK4 isoform X1 yields the protein MYLFEHRIPAYNIQQRKLWQMRHSKQSHCPEWDDRKSWDQRKHSSSRKRRKRSHSSGQESKHYKPNHISESHYLDDRAINERDHHDRRYVEEYRNDFCEVYDHRHYHRDYEKSHHHHYSKSSGRSRKSSHKRKHKRHHCSSHQSHSKSHRRKRSRSVEDDEEGHLICESGDVLRARYEIVATLGEGAFGKVVECIDHDMRGMHVAVKIVKNVGRYREAARSEIQVLEHLNTMDPSSTFRCVQMLEWFDHHGHVCIVFELLGLSTYDFIKENSFLPFHINDIRNMAYQICQSINFLHHNKLTHTDLKPENILFVESDYIVKYNAKMKRDERTLKNTDIKVVDFGSATFDDEHHSTLVSTRHYRAPEVILALGWSQPCDVWSIGCILIEYYLGFTVFQTHDSKEHLAMMERILGPLPSHMIKKSRKHYFHHDQLDWDEHSSAGRYVRRRCKPLKEFMHCQDTEHQSLFDLVRRMLEYDPAKRITLDEALQHPFFEPINK from the exons atGTACCTGTTTGAACACAGAATTCCTGCATATAACATCCAGCAACGGAAGCTG tggcAGATGCGGCATTCAAAACAATCTCATTGTCCTGAATGGGACGACAGAAAGAGCTGGGATCAAagaaagcacagcagcagccgTAAACGCAGGAAAAGGTCCCACAGCAGTGGACAAGAAAGCAAGCACTATAAACCCAATCACATTTCAGAAAG tcatTATTTGGACGATAGAGCCATAAATGAAAGAGACCATCATGACCGGAGATATGTTGAGGAATACAGAAATGACTTCTGTGAAGTATATGACCACAGGCATTATCACAGAGACTATGAAAAGAGTCACCATCATCACTATAGCAAATCCTCTGGTCGGAGCAGGAAAAGTAGTCATAAAAGGAAGCATAAGAGGCATCATTGCTCCAGTCACCAATCACATTCG AAGAGTCACCGAAGGAAAAGATCCAGGAGtgtagaggatgatgaggagGGTCACCTGATCTGTGAAAGTGGAGACGTTCTAAGAGCAAGAT ATGAAATTGTTGCGACTTTAGGAGAAGGAGCTTTTGGAAAAGTAGTGGAGTGCATAGATCATGATAT GAGAGGAATGCACGTAGCagttaaaattgtgaaaaatgtTGGTAGATACCGGGAAGCAGCCCGTTCAGAAATACAGGTGTTGGAACACTTAAACACCATGGATCCAAGCAGCACTTT ccgCTGTGTCCAGATGCTGGAATGGTTTGATCATCATGGCCATGTTTGCATTGTTTTTGAGCTACTGGGACTTAGTACTTACGACTTTATTAAGGAAAACAGCTTTCTGCCATTTCATATTAATGACATTAGAAATATGGCTTACCAAATCTGCCAGTCTATCAACT ttttaCACCATAATAAACTAACTCATACGGATTTAAAGCCTGAAAATATCTTGTTTGTGGAGTCTGATTACATAGTGAAGTACAATGCCAAAATG AAGCGAGATGAACgcactttaaaaaacacagaCATCAAAGTCGTTGATTTTGGAAGTGCAACTTTTGATGATGAGCATCACAGCACATTAGTGTCTACACGACATTATAGAGCTCCTGAGGTTATTTTAG CACTGGGATGGTCCCAGCCTTGTGATGTTTGGAGTATTGGTTGTATTCTGATTGAGTATTACCTAGGATTTACAGTGTTTCAG ACGCATGATAGTAAAGAACACTTGGCAATGATGGAAAGAATACTGGGGCCTCTGCCATCTCACATGATCAAGAAATCCAG AAAGCATTATTTTCACCATGACCAATTGGACTGGGATGAACACAGTTCCGCGGGACGATATGTTAGGAGACGCTGTAAGCCTTTAAAG gaatTCATGCATTGCCAAGACACAGAACATCAAAGTCTGTTTGACCTTGTTCGCAGGATGCTGGAATATGATCCAGCCAAAAGAATTACTCTTGATGAAGCCTTGCAGCATCCTTTTTTTgaaccaataaataaataa
- the CLK4 gene encoding dual specificity protein kinase CLK4 isoform X2, giving the protein MRGMHVAVKIVKNVGRYREAARSEIQVLEHLNTMDPSSTFRCVQMLEWFDHHGHVCIVFELLGLSTYDFIKENSFLPFHINDIRNMAYQICQSINFLHHNKLTHTDLKPENILFVESDYIVKYNAKMKRDERTLKNTDIKVVDFGSATFDDEHHSTLVSTRHYRAPEVILALGWSQPCDVWSIGCILIEYYLGFTVFQTHDSKEHLAMMERILGPLPSHMIKKSRKHYFHHDQLDWDEHSSAGRYVRRRCKPLKEFMHCQDTEHQSLFDLVRRMLEYDPAKRITLDEALQHPFFEPINK; this is encoded by the exons AT GAGAGGAATGCACGTAGCagttaaaattgtgaaaaatgtTGGTAGATACCGGGAAGCAGCCCGTTCAGAAATACAGGTGTTGGAACACTTAAACACCATGGATCCAAGCAGCACTTT ccgCTGTGTCCAGATGCTGGAATGGTTTGATCATCATGGCCATGTTTGCATTGTTTTTGAGCTACTGGGACTTAGTACTTACGACTTTATTAAGGAAAACAGCTTTCTGCCATTTCATATTAATGACATTAGAAATATGGCTTACCAAATCTGCCAGTCTATCAACT ttttaCACCATAATAAACTAACTCATACGGATTTAAAGCCTGAAAATATCTTGTTTGTGGAGTCTGATTACATAGTGAAGTACAATGCCAAAATG AAGCGAGATGAACgcactttaaaaaacacagaCATCAAAGTCGTTGATTTTGGAAGTGCAACTTTTGATGATGAGCATCACAGCACATTAGTGTCTACACGACATTATAGAGCTCCTGAGGTTATTTTAG CACTGGGATGGTCCCAGCCTTGTGATGTTTGGAGTATTGGTTGTATTCTGATTGAGTATTACCTAGGATTTACAGTGTTTCAG ACGCATGATAGTAAAGAACACTTGGCAATGATGGAAAGAATACTGGGGCCTCTGCCATCTCACATGATCAAGAAATCCAG AAAGCATTATTTTCACCATGACCAATTGGACTGGGATGAACACAGTTCCGCGGGACGATATGTTAGGAGACGCTGTAAGCCTTTAAAG gaatTCATGCATTGCCAAGACACAGAACATCAAAGTCTGTTTGACCTTGTTCGCAGGATGCTGGAATATGATCCAGCCAAAAGAATTACTCTTGATGAAGCCTTGCAGCATCCTTTTTTTgaaccaataaataaataa